In Magnolia sinica isolate HGM2019 chromosome 12, MsV1, whole genome shotgun sequence, a single genomic region encodes these proteins:
- the LOC131221329 gene encoding uncharacterized protein At4g14450, chloroplastic-like: protein MADTAKNSGESRRHQSRLQRRAPASIQVDPASNYASGWKIAIPLLSPVTVPEDQTVGVSREESQQDRQSSTVEKPKIRSWQHPAAPFYYGPAPIVPAFVRQCT, encoded by the coding sequence ATGGCCGACACAGCAAAAAACTCCGGCGAGTCCCGGCGCCATCAGAGCAGGCTACAACGGCGGGCCCCTGCATCCATACAAGTCGATCCAGCGTCGAATTATGCATCGGGATGGAAAATCGCGATCCCTCTCCTATCACCGGTCACCGTACCTGAGGATCAGACCGTTGGTGTATCCAGAGAAGAATCACAGCAAGATCGTCaatcatccaccgttgaaaaaccAAAAATTCGATCTTGGCAACATCCAGCCGCTCCATTTTACTATGGCCCAGCTCCGATCGTACCTGCTTTCGTCCGACAATGTACATAG